The proteins below come from a single Sorghum bicolor cultivar BTx623 chromosome 4, Sorghum_bicolor_NCBIv3, whole genome shotgun sequence genomic window:
- the LOC8079438 gene encoding GDSL esterase/lipase At4g26790: MSALRHSLPIILLQLYMLSGVPPATAKVTALIVFGDSTVDTGNNNYISTLVKSDFAPYGRDLRTPGSGGGGGTSSAQPTGRFSNGRLAVDFISEAFGLPPLVPAYLDPNANMSSLATGACFASAGAGYDNATSDLFSVLPLWKELDYFKEYAAKLRSFHGDEKAKETLSEALYIVSMGTNDFLENYYGVRSGDAAERAGSASGYAGYLLGVAESFARALHALGARKLDLNGLPPMGCLPLERHAATGACTEEYNAVARDFNAGLRDLVARLDADDATGGGGGDDGGLGGGARVVYGDVYGPVADVLADPAAYGFDDVAAGCCGTTGRIEMGYMCNEASPLTCKDAGKYAFWDAIHPTEHLHRFLADRKMNTSLYVFQ; encoded by the exons ATGTCGGCATTGCGGCATTCTCTACCGATCATCCTCCTGCAGCTGTACATGCTGTCCGGCGTACCACCGGCGACGGCTAAGGTCACTGCGCTGATCGTGTTCGGCGACTCGACGGTCGACACGGGCAACAACAACTACATCTCCACGCTCGTCAAGAGCGACTTCGCCCCCTACGGCCGCGACCTCCGCACGCCgggaagcggcggcggcggcggcactagCAGTGCCCAGCCCACCGGCCGGTTCTCCAATGGCCGCCTCGCCGTCGACTTCATCTCCGAGGCTTTTGGCCTCCCCCCTCTCGTGCCGGCGTACCTCGACCCCAACGCCAACATGAGCAGCCTCGCCACCGGCGCCTGCTTCGCGTCTGCAGGCGCCGGCTACGACAACGCCACGTCTGATCTTTTT TCCGTTCTGCCGCTGTGGAAAGAGCTGGACTACTTCAAGGAGTACGCGGCGAAGCTGAGGAGCTTCCATGGCGACGAGAAGGCGAAGGAGACGCTGTCGGAGGCGCTCTACATCGTGAGCATGGGCACCAACGACTTCCTGGAGAACTACTACGGCGTGCGGAGCGGCGACGCGGCGGAGCGCGCGGGGTCGGCGTCGGGCTACGCGGGGTACCTGCTGGGCGTGGCGGAGTCGTTCGCGCGGGCGCTGCACGCGCTGGGCGCGCGCAAGCTGGACCTCAACGGGCTCCCGCCCATGGGGTGCCTCCCGCTGGAGCGCCACGCCGCCACGGGCGCGTGCACCGAAGAGTACAACGCCGTGGCGCGGGACTTCAACGCGGGCCTCCGCGACCTGGTGGCGCGCCTGGACGCGGACGAcgccaccggcggcggcggcggcgacgacggaggcctcggcggcggcgccaggGTCGTCTACGGCGACGTGTACGGGCCCGTGGCGGACGTGCTCGCGGACCCGGCGGCGTACGGGTTCGACGACGTCGCGGCCGGGTGCTGCGGCACCACGGGGCGGATCGAGATGGGGTACATGTGCAACGAGGCCAGCCCGCTGACGTGCAAGGACGCCGGCAAGTACGCGTTCTGGGACGCCATCCACCCCACGGAGCACCTACACCGCTTCCTCGCCGACCGCAAGATGAACACCTCGCTCTACGTGTTCCAGTAA